A genomic segment from Drosophila willistoni isolate 14030-0811.24 chromosome 2L unlocalized genomic scaffold, UCI_dwil_1.1 Seg72.1, whole genome shotgun sequence encodes:
- the LOC6646170 gene encoding uncharacterized protein LOC6646170, producing MFGPRLLEVVQQANQLKGSPLTSKGRQTNQLAATPKDNAVRNETRNKFVIIAVAFLACAFADVSELGAPGYDYAAPAAAAPVETYVPPAPAPAPVETYIPPAPPAPAYIPPAPVQAEESVVEEIEQPAEDGYRYKTVRRRVFRHRA from the exons ATGTTCGGACCAAGGTTGCTTGAGGTTGTCCAACAAGCGAATCAATTAAAGGGCAGCCCGTTGACCTCTAAAGGCCGTCAAACAAATCAATTGGCCGCCACTCCAAAAGACAATGCAGTACGAAATGAAACACGAAAC aAATTCGTTATTATTGCCGTTGCCTTCTTGGCCTGTGCCTTTGCTGATGTCTCGGAATTGGGTGCCCCTGGTTATGATTATGCCGctccagctgctgctgctcccgTAGAAACCTATGTGCCACCAGCACCTGCCCCAGCCCCAGTTGAGACTTACATTCCTCCCGCACCACCAGCACCCGCATACATTCCCCCCGCCCCCGTTCAAGCCGAGGAGTCTGTTGTCGAGGAGATTGAGCAACCCGCTGAGGATGGTTATCGTTACAAGACTGTCCGTCGTCGGGTTTTCCGTCACCGTGCCTAA
- the LOC124460150 gene encoding extensin yields MEFSSKQRFKFLVIAVAFLACAYADVSELNSGYDYPQPAPPAPVKSYIPPPPPPPPPAPKNTYIPPPAAPAKAYIPPPPPPPPPAPKNTYIPPAPVAAPVETYIPPAPPAPAYIPPAPVQAEEPIIEEIEQPAQDGYRYKTVRRRVFRHRN; encoded by the exons ATGGAGTTCAGCAGCAAACAACGATTT AAATTCCTGGTTATTGCCGTTGCCTTTTTGGCCTGCGCCTATGCCGATGTCTCTGAATTGAACTCTGGCTATGATTATCCTCAGCCGGCACCACCGGCTCCAGTGAAGTCTTACATTCCTcccccaccaccaccgccaccaccagcaccaaaGAACACCTATATCCCACCACCAGCTGCTCCGGCCAAGGCTTACATTCCacccccaccaccaccaccaccaccagcaccaaaGAACACCTACATTCCACCAGCACCCGTTGCAGCTCCCGTTGAGACTTACATTCCTccagcaccaccagcaccCGCATACATTCCCCCTGCCCCCGTTCAAGCCGAGGAGCCCATCATTGAGGAGATCGAACAACCTGCCCAGGATGGTTATCGTTACAAGACTGTGCGCCGTCGCGTCTTCCGTCACCGCAACTAA
- the LOC6646131 gene encoding cyclin-dependent kinase inhibitor 1C, whose product MSMIPIYPYLIPYNKFLVVAFALLAVAHAQYNYAPVEIPAPAPLPVKVAPAPVPVNTYIPPAPAPVPVAAPVKVAPAPVPVAAPVNSYIPPAAPVHHVHVEAPAPAPIKIEEPVPAPVNSYIPPAAPVHVHVEAPVAAPAPVKVAPAPAPVPVLAPQPVLEEIEPVSADGYRYKTIRRRVVRRRY is encoded by the exons ATGTCTATGATCCCCATTTACCCTTACCTAATACCCTACAAT AAATTCCTTGTTGTTGCCTTCGCCCTTTTGGCTGTTGCCCACGCACAGTACAACTATGCTCCAGTGGAGATCCCAGCACCAGCTCCTCTGCCCGTTAAAGTGGCCCCAGCTCCAGTGCCAGTGAACACCTACATTCCCCCAGCACCTGCACCAGTTCCAGTCGCCGCCCCCGTAAAGGTTGCACCTGCTCCAGTGCCCGTGGCTGCTCCTGTCAACTCTTACATTCCTCCAGCTGCTCCAGTTCATCATGTCCATGTTGAGGCTCCTGCACCAGCACCAATCAAAATCGAAGAGCCTGTCCCAGCTCCCGTCAACTCTTACATTCCTCCTGCTGCTCCCGTCCATGTTCATGTTGAGGCTCCAGTCGCTGCTCCTGCCCCCGTCAAGGTTGCGCCAGCACCTGCCCCAGTCCCAGTTTTGGCCCCACAGCCCGTTTTGGAGGAAATTGAACCCGTTTCCGCCGATGGTTACCGTTACAAGACCATCCGTCGTCGTGTCGTCCGTCGTCGTTACTAG
- the LOC6646130 gene encoding skin secretory protein xP2 encodes MKFLVIAVAFLACAYGDVSHLGYDYSPPAPVYQPAPQIHYEAPAPISIPAPAPVHIPAPAPAPVVIPAPAPAPVVIPAPAPVNTYIPPAPVHYEAPAPVHIPAPAPAPVVIPAPAPVHIPAPAPAPVHIPAPAPAPVVIPAPAPVNTYIPPAPVHYEAPAPVHIPAPAPAPVVIPAPAPAPVHIPAPAPAPVHIPAPAPVVIPAPAPVKTYIPPAPVQHVHVEAPAPAPVYHAPAPAPVYHAPAPAPVYHSAPAPAPVYHSAPAPAPVYHSAPAPAPVYHAPAPVVHSAPAPAPVYQSTSSLQALEEIEPVSADGYRYKTVRRRVYRHRF; translated from the exons ATG AAATTCCTGGTTATTGCCGTTGCCTTTTTGGCCTGCGCCTATGGCGATGTCTCCCATTTGGGTTATGACTATTCACCACCAGCACCGGTTTACCAACCAGCACCTCAAATCCACTATGAAGCACCTGCACCCATCTCTATCCCGGCTCCTGCTCCAGTTCACATTCCCGCTCCTGCCCCCGCACCAGTGGTTATCCCCGCACCAGCCCCCGCTCCAGTTGTGAtcccagctccagctccagtgAACACTTACATTCCACCTGCACCAGTCCATTACGAGGCTCCCGCTCCAGTTCACATTCCCGCTCCTGCCCCCGCACCAGTGGTTATCCCCGCACCAGCCCCCGTGCACATTCCCGCACCAGCCCCCGCACCAGTGCACATTCCCGCCCCCGCCCCCGCTCCAGTTGTGAtcccagctccagctccagtgAACACTTACATTCCACCAGCACCAGTCCATTACGAGGCTCCCGCTCCAGTTCACATTCCCGCTCCTGCCCCAGCACCAGTTGTGATCCCTGCCCCTGCTCCAGCCCCCGTGCACATTCCCGCACCAGCCCCCGCACCAGTGCACATTCCCGCCCCCGCTCCAGTTGTGATCCCCGCTCCTGCGCCAGTTAAGACCTACATTCCTCCCGCACCCGTTCAGCATGTGCATGTTGAGGCTCCCGCCCCAGCTCCTGTGTACCACGCCCCAGCTCCTGCTCCAGTGTACCACGCCCCAGCTCCTGCTCCAGTGTACCACTCTGCACCAGCTCCCGCTCCAGTGTACCACTCTGCACCAGCTCCCGCTCCAGTGTACCACTCTGCACCAGCTCCCGCCCCAGTGTACCACGCCCCAGCACCTGTGGTCCACTCTGCCCCGGCTCCAGCTCCTGTCTACCAGTCGACCAGCAGCCTGCAAGCTCTCGAGGAGATCGAACCCGTTTCCGCTGATGGTTACCGTTACAAGACCGTCCGTCGTCGCGTCTACCGTCACCGTTTCTAA